The Leptidea sinapis chromosome 36, ilLepSina1.1, whole genome shotgun sequence genomic interval aaatgccatctcgcccgctcgacttcctgacgtccaacgaaaacagagctcgcctaacagttttctgtctgaattgtacttcaggcatagagctctgacatcgcgggatggtcagcggtgtttttccgttgtcgtcaagagtcgagttggaggcgaaaagagcgcacaggagatcggctttctctttgccgtatgggccagggtgtcattcctcatgtgcaacggcggcatggacggttgaagttaccaagagcaggtttcgacaacgaccagaacttgcgtgttccggtcgggttactggaaagctgctcgccgattttgacgacgtgctttgacttcgtacgggcgatttgccgcttaaaaaatctggaggcacggttatatttcctcttaagaactttgcagttcggatcctttgtgcccagcgccgcaacccaagttcgatacgcctgttttttgcaatcTATTTAtactgctttaactgacgcatcgaaccagggctatgatctgccaccgatcggtactacagagcttggtataaaaatatccatgccctgcagtatcacatcggctactgcaacggcgcatgcactaggatcatccgaagggaaacaaaccttgccccaagggtaggatgcaaaaaaggtacgcatcctatcccaatctgctgacttatagtgccaaacgcggcgggtcgctggtggtctgcgacgttggcgtcggatgggcactacactccggaccaggcaatggtcagacattccgagaggggcgtcgacagagacctggtaactctcgggatgtgtagtcagcagaagatctaataaggacggcatgtggctatccacatcagGGAGCCGCGTAGGCGActcaactaaataaatattcagtctatctcttacttgagataaaaatcgtaactatcgttgacttttctgtcccaataaacttatcgacagtaactcacctcatccgtacacgctgtctgtcaatgggacgacgtatagcttaccagcgataaaagtttgtatggaaattgcaattcacgcgtcccaatacaaggcaataagaatgacttatcgggtatattgggacagctttaaattaatgacagctaattactgacagtagaaggtagtaatatatctctatctatagatagtatattgggaacggccattaggAATTAGGTTTTTTCTTGCATTGGGATGAGCGACTTGACATCAGATGGTAAATagtcattaacggccgttttcaattacctatctatccttCGTTTAACTTACTAAAAGTACACAactctatccttttacgcttacttacatttcaattacatatcgacataaagcattggactataactattttggacataactatggatagataagatcttgtcattaaacggtgacagcaatgtatccgtaactagctATACGTTATTGAAACCGGCTGTTAGTCACACGAGCGATAACCGcttcaaatcacttattgaacgtcatagACTTCGAGCCATtccaaaatgtatgcctcagacctgagtaggacgggcgtaacaaactcagcaggcttcttttttatataaaattacgtTACGCTCCTCTTTTCATGCGTTCACGCGGCATTCCTCTGAGGTTGCAGGGGAGAGGGAGATACCTGACGTATAAAGAACCTCATAAAATTAAtgacaaagaaaaaataagaaaaacctCTCGCTCTGCTCTAGAGTGCTGTTGTGATGTCGTATATATGGATAAGGACAATTATGTAtgtagtttttatttgtttaaaagttataagaatttgttatttttacgaTGTATACATACGTACTTAtgttgtaatataaatagttatatatagGTAGGTGTATCAGATTAAAAACATCAAAGTTCAACAACACATTTTAAtggaatttaatatattatcaaatacCATATGACAATATTTAACATTTAGttgtataataatgaaattaagatAATGATAATTAAGTCTTAAAAACTCATAACttaataaacacatttttatcatcatcaatatTATAAAGACAAGAATTTAATTGGAAGGCTTATTTATCTGTTTACTTAGATTTACTAACTAGATAACTAGGTATAtaatttgacatattatataaattacaattaggTATAGGTacctgtaatatatatatatataacctgtAAACAcctaggtaggtaggtaggggGAAAAGGACCGAATATGGAATACTTAAACAAATTCGTTAAAAAAATCAGTATAAGAGTGTTATTATTATCAGTCTCATGGGTTATAATTATATGCAGTAATAGTCacgcataaaaaataataattaaatcagcAAATAATAAGCAATTTCCGTAATATACGAGTATAccattaactaaaataaatcaaCCAAAAAATATGCCTCTCAAAAATGTGACCCTATTATGGAGTACGGTATTCCTAGGGTCAAGTCTTGttaattagaataaaataataaaattaaacctgCAAGCaaaaatcacaaataaaatttgcataTTCTGCTCCGGAACCCTGAACGTGGCATCAGGCAATGCACTGAATccaatctttttatttttgtcttcGCTGAAAAAACCAGAGCAATACTTGCACTCGGCATCAGCATTGGAATTGTTAGGTTAAAGAACAGAGGGTTTATCGTCATTATAATCACTAGATAAAGATCTGGTGGATCTTCATCAGAACATAATCCAGACTCCAACACTGGTTTTCTTGGTCTTTCGGTTGTTGTTCTTACAGCCACTCGTTGATTGTTGAGGCTCGAGAACAATTTGTTTTTGCTGTTTGTTTTGGTTTAACAAGCTAAATTCTAATTTAGCTTTATAGGGAGTATTTCTGTCCCAGTTAGacagtttttgttttaattaaggaTAAGGTGAAATGACTTCAGGGGTATTACCGATAAGTATTTATCGAGTTAATATTTTCATCCTTGGTGGGTGTGATTCGCCGATTGCTTTTGGTCGACACATTTCTTATACCTACCAAGAGAGTTGGCTCTTGTAGTTTAGATATCTCGAGAAATTTATATTCGTCCTCTTCAGTTACTAAGTCGGCATTAGTGAAAATGATTCTGTCGAGGGCATAAATGCCTGATATTAATTCCGCGTCAGCCCACAATACCGTTTTTCCTTTTGCTTTGACATATTATACTAACAATTATGTTCAATGTCAGGTCGTAAAATTCTTTTACGCCCATTCCTTATTTGGTTTGTTGGTATGTCAAATCAGAAAGAGGGTAGTCCGAGATATACTACAGATTTACACAGTTTTCTTATAACCCATTGTTGAGGTTTTCGGGTTTGTAACTGGTGGGACAGTGttgattacaaatataatatctgTAAAAGAGAGAAATATTAATCAATTTCcaacataaaaaaatgcttatgatataatatcaatataatagcGTTGATGTCCTCAAATGGAATAGTGTTAACTATATTCCATATTACGAACAATATCATGGCAGGAGGAAAATGaatgtaactttttttattattaaatattcgtgAAATAACAACACTACTTAAATACTGCATACCTTGCTTATATACTCAACAACTGATTCTGCGATATTCATTTAAGAATAATACGAGAAAAATTGACGCACAACTTACCTAAATATCCAATCAAATTTCCGTCAACAGTATAACGTAGAGTACGTACATTCTAATCTAGTTACACCTCACGCCGCACGCGCCCAACCGTCGAACGAGGGTACCAGGAGGGGTAAAGACACACATATGGTCTATTCTTGACGcttagttttagaaatattactgtattccatattaggaaagTATTCCATATTTGGTACCTTTCCTGTGTAGGTACGCATCTTAGCTAAGTAAAATTTacgttttataaagaaaattaatcatataagtattattaatttgtgaAGGTAAAAACCTATACACAACATTACTAAATATGACCATTCAAGATACAGTAATTATAATCTACAAATgaaatctaataaaattgtCTACGTTTATCCGaatatttactttttctttttttaaagttaattgttATAATGAAGTTCTCTaagacccgacagacattgttctgcacataataaaaaaaatactattttataggaatttgccaataataaaaCGTCCAAAAAAATACGTCCAtacgaaacaaatattgaaaactagctgacccgacagacattgttctgtttataacaaaaaaaaatgcggGTGGAATTCCGTAAAATCCTTTcttccgttcttagctgacctctactcggcgaaaggaatattcctaccaaatttcaagtctctacggcttatggttccagagatagtttaacattaatagttttttgttagttaatttaggagtccatcgcggacaaacaacgtgacacgtaattgatatatattaagatatatataataacagcTAGGTAAATACGTAGTTACTACCCACAGAAAAAAGATAGAGTACAACCTCTTTTACCTGTATCTACTGTGAAGTGGGCTGTGGGTAGAACTTCGTTGATTTTTAGTGTTCCGTACCTAACATatctctttattattattattaagctcCTCGGGGTCTTGGCTgggtatatctatatataagatacataatagctttaagggtaaacatatacacttttataataaagtcccagccactgttcaggcattatctataaataaatttaaatgttttattaataaatggctgtcgtaaatcctattactccacatcttaatatctaagtgatcggacagcctgggactagattatgattattttatagcaatagcaatgacagtacaatattgtatatttttattaaaaagagcgcaaaaaagaatgatggaagtttcttgcgccgcttcttctctctcaaagcgcatttatttccgaagcggtattagtatctagtatattagaaatgacatcgaaaagaattctaaagtaatcaattttgagaaaataaataccttttatatcCTCCTCTTTACCTACCCTGGAGCAGCTTAGCTTGTTTGGCTTGGTTAATTCAAGATCCAGTGCATCAAGGCCATACAGCCTTTGAACCACTGACAAAAGTATCTATTAAATATAGATTTTCTATAACACGTAGGACCCAATAAACCAATGTGGTGAAATTTTGACGACATTAAacaagaaaattatatataaatattttgaaaagataaaaatatttttattcgtgtATATAACAACAGTCTAATAACAATAAACTCAATGTTTAATGTTTATTCATCCCAACCCCATAAGCCATGACTTTCTCTTATAGTCTCCCTGTTTTCTCTCTTCACTCTGGTCCCAGCACTCGCCTCGCCCTTCGCCACTGCCTTCTTCCTTTCTACTTTCTTCTGTCTTTGTTCTAAGTTCTTTTTAACCTGTTGCTTAACAACATCTGGGGCTATTGTACTCGCTGATGTATACGACCTCATAGAACGCACATCTGATAGTGCTTTCTCAATCATAGCTAGTCTATACTTCTGTGAATTTTTGTCTATGCTACCTCCATCATTGTCTTGAGTGTCCTCTTTGACCTGCACTAATGTTGGCACCTCTGTGTCATCTGTTTCAGttgctgatattaatatattatctgtGACTAATTCTAATGATGGTAGAGTATCTGTGTCTAATTTCAAATTACTAGTTTTCGATGATAAGCTATGAATTGTAATATCATGTTGGATGGAAGCTTCAACCTGAAACATGACGTGATTAAATTAGTTTAGATGAACATGAACATATCATTGCCCATCTCTCAAAATCTTTATATCAGGAATATGTGGAGGATCACATTGAAAATAAGCCCCAAAATACTGTCATTGAGCTGTTAAACCTTTTTTTGCAAAACAAACCCATTAAACACTGGCAATCTAATATGTTATTTATCAAAGGACAATCAACAGGTTACAATTAATCGttattaaactaaacaaaatgtgatatatattattgttaaattgtaacACCCACTTAGAGATTGGCGGAAAGAGAAAGCAGAGAAAACGAAAAAGAATGGGGGCAAGATACTATAAGATCCAACAAGCGGTAACAGTCAACCAGCTGGTTCTAGTGCCATGAACAAATAACACACAATTAGagctaacttaaaaataaaaccaaaaaagaaTCCAAGTaagaacaaaattatataaaaaaataataaggtaCTAAATTATTTCGTCACTATATTGTGATAGGAAGGTGCCTGTTAGCCTCTTTTTGAATTTAGGGAAACTTTGACCTACTATGTCAATATcaagaacttttatttatgatattttataaagttaacATCCAATGATAGGTGCTGAGAGCCAGCCCTAGGTTTATTTATGTTCACACAAACAACAAACACTTCCCATATGGTATatgcatgtaacttatatttaattgaaatattattttttctaatctttattattatttattttatcttaaatagttttttttataaaatttatgctgaataataaatattaaatgtacataagtgcaataaatacgcgcgaaatataaaacatcgaaacgcaatgttgaagcgcagtgtgacgtcaaaATCTATCCCAAGAATCTTTATTGTACTAATACATGTATGGacggttttttccttcggttatactgcgaaaactgaaccgatcagaataattcttgtaccaatagatgcagcgtgtttcggagaagattattagtatataatatgttggtgattacttatttagaacctattttttttacctaCAAATGCATGctacatttattagtacaatatagattCTTAGGATactctgacgtcacagaaacctcgcgcaaaatggcgcgtttgaatAGCCGAAATATCTTGCCgggaaagaatatttattttttaattgaataagaatgtttttatctataatttgatgGGTTTGATAAATTTTAGGATGTAagaaatcaaatttaagtatttttaaaattcatgccTATGGTCAAGGTAAATATCCAAGAATTTGTTGTTTGTATTTCGAATTTCATGGAGTGTGATGAAAAAAACGTAACACATTAATTAGTTCTTACTCTATCAATGAATTTTTAAGAAAgtataattactttatattattttatatgtatcaaTCAGCCTTAATCTTTTTATAATAACTGTCAATGATACTTCTAATAGCCGTgtgtttaatttgtaaaattgatattttcaatttgtttttggtaataacaataattttgtattatactCATAGTACAAAGCAATACATTACTACAATTGGGATAATTGTGACTATTCCAGTGTGGTTTATGAAAATTTGTCCCTCATTAGGAATCGCCAGCTTAATCCCCTGAgtgtacaaaattttactattgTTCCATTTATTCTATTATCCATGCCTATTCTACTTTCAGTATGGGAGACAGACTATTAAGGGTAAGTCTTATATTGATATTTccattattttaaacatactaTGGTATATACCTCTCGCCTCAGCATATCAATCTCATCCTCAGTTATTTTATTGGAAACTTGTTCTTCATTGATATCATCATTCTCTTCTTCATCATCACTAACTTCTAGACATATTCCCATCTCTTCGAGCAGCTCATCCTCTGTAAGTTTGCATCGCTTATAACCAGAGCAGGCAACCTCAGCATCTAGTTGGTCATCTCTCTCCAGATCACTGAACTTGGGGTACAGATCACTCTCAAAGGCGAAACgttttttgaaaaattctcGAACACACCTCACATCACGGTCAAAGTACCTGCAACAGTTTATCactttaagttaaaaaaattactttgaaATTCTGCAAGAGTATATTAAGATCAGTTTCTCACAGTCTGGGCATTTCTTCTCTTTTTAGTCTTAATGCTAAGaagacataatatatctataatagCATGTAAATATATGCTACAAGGTTTACAAATTTATGTTAAGGTACATacagacaaaaattatataaatatattttctttagaGTCAAGTCTTTTTTTGCAATTGATTCCTTGAGAGTTGTTTTTTGTATGAATTAAATCACCACCACCACTTcgcaaacaaatggcgctctcgGAGAGAAGgaacggcgcaagaaattctcccagaTTTTgagctattttaatattactaatattacATAAGTTATTGCTAAAGTCAATCACAGTGTAGTTACAGGCAGTCATGATCATAACAATTAATGCAAACAAttggttttgttttttaaagtgataaccctggcttctaggattaatacacaaataaaatttatgaacgatgcgggactcaagcCCACGAACaaaatttacaagagcgacatctcaagtaaatttcctaatatgcaaatattatataacgtagatcctgtagatgaagccacaacctgagcgtTGAACagaacatacaagattttatgacgatacatcactcgaacggtcagctcagttggcagagcaatGGCacgaggtcgcgggttcgagtcccgcatcgatcataaaattttgttttcaaattttatttgtataattaatgtagggctatttttaataaatcttattaatttatttacaaataatgttGAAACATAGGCTGAGACtgtatcataatttttttggcCGTCTAGAATTTTTGTCTCTCTTTCCTGACTTCTCTTCGTGTGAGGTTATTCGAAGTTGAACCAGCAAGACACTATGTAGAACACTGTCTTAAAGTATGGATTGTTGAAAGAATGTTATACCAATTATTGGCATAAGATAGTTATTAAGATTGGCCGAAAAACCCAGCGCTTACAGTTCAGCATTAGGATGCATTGTTGACACCATTTGGGGGAAGTCAATAATGATTGGGTGCCCTTCCTCATCTATCATGATGTTAAACTCATTGAAGTCACCATGAATAACGCCGCAGTTACCAAGGCGGACTATCAAACTCATCAACTCATCATAGAGCCATTCTGGATCTGAGACTGATGATACCCGAGTCCTGAAAGTAGAAAAGCACACCTTGTTAcagagatatattatatttaacaaagtagatttacaatattaaaaacacaataataaaacttttttatgctTTTGCAATTCAAAACGAGCATATAAAGAACTCAACACAAACAAAAATTGGATTCAGAAAATGAAAACTAAAGAAGGAGAAACAAAAAATAGATATGACATCATAATGCATGCCACAGAATTCTATAcagaactttataaaaaaaataccagaaAACCCCTCTAATGATGAACTCTCCCCTAACATTGCACAAACAGATGGAAATCAAGATGGGCATGAAGAAATTTCGTTACATGAGATAATCAAACATATAAAGAAATTGAAACCAGAAAAATGTCCAGGACCagacaatatttataatgaggCCTTAAAAGTAGGAGCACCTATGTTGCTAACAAGCTTAGCGAAACTTTTTAACATGGTACTTGAATGCGAAAAGGTCCCCAATCAGTGGTGTAACTCAGATATAATTCTACTGTATAAAAAAGGGAATCCATTAGACATCGGAAATTACAGACCAATAAGTTTATTAAACAGTATCTACAAGTTATTTGCATCAATCTTGAATAGCCGAATATCACCTGCAATAGATATGAATCAACCAATCGAGCAGGCGGGTTTTAGATCTGGTTTCTCTACAAATGACCATATGCCTGTATTGTAGGAACaagttattgaaaaatttacagAATACAACCAAATAC includes:
- the LOC126975504 gene encoding uncharacterized protein LOC126975504 isoform X1 — encoded protein: MGKLDVTILRYLTAEDFRVLTAVEMGMKNHELVPGSLVASIANLRHGGVHKLMKDLCKHRLLTYERGKHYDGYRLTNSGYDYLALKALTNRKVIASFGNQIGVGKESNIYIVADEDKTPLCLKLHRLGRTCFRQIKGKRDYHAHRNRASWLYLSRISATKEFAYMKALYDREFPVPKPIDFNRHCVVMELVSGGPLTRVSSVSDPEWLYDELMSLIVRLGNCGVIHGDFNEFNIMIDEEGHPIIIDFPQMVSTMHPNAELYFDRDVRCVREFFKKRFAFESDLYPKFSDLERDDQLDAEVACSGYKRCKLTEDELLEEMGICLEVSDDEEENDDINEEQVSNKITEDEIDMLRREVEASIQHDITIHSLSSKTSNLKLDTDTLPSLELVTDNILISATETDDTEVPTLVQVKEDTQDNDGGSIDKNSQKYRLAMIEKALSDVRSMRSYTSASTIAPDVVKQQVKKNLEQRQKKVERKKAVAKGEASAGTRVKRENRETIRESHGLWGWDE
- the LOC126975504 gene encoding serine/threonine-protein kinase RIO2 isoform X2, which translates into the protein MGMKNHELVPGSLVASIANLRHGGVHKLMKDLCKHRLLTYERGKHYDGYRLTNSGYDYLALKALTNRKVIASFGNQIGVGKESNIYIVADEDKTPLCLKLHRLGRTCFRQIKGKRDYHAHRNRASWLYLSRISATKEFAYMKALYDREFPVPKPIDFNRHCVVMELVSGGPLTRVSSVSDPEWLYDELMSLIVRLGNCGVIHGDFNEFNIMIDEEGHPIIIDFPQMVSTMHPNAELYFDRDVRCVREFFKKRFAFESDLYPKFSDLERDDQLDAEVACSGYKRCKLTEDELLEEMGICLEVSDDEEENDDINEEQVSNKITEDEIDMLRREVEASIQHDITIHSLSSKTSNLKLDTDTLPSLELVTDNILISATETDDTEVPTLVQVKEDTQDNDGGSIDKNSQKYRLAMIEKALSDVRSMRSYTSASTIAPDVVKQQVKKNLEQRQKKVERKKAVAKGEASAGTRVKRENRETIRESHGLWGWDE